From a region of the Actinomycetes bacterium genome:
- a CDS encoding alpha/beta hydrolase, producing the protein MSTPPFVDRPAGVDQVRVPAGRGDLAALVAAPDRPPRDSAGAEGSPAVLVPGFTGSKEDFIAVLEPLAAGGHRVVALDLRGQFESPGDGDATSYDVRSLAEDVLAVARSLGRPVHLLGHSFGGLVARAAALADPAALRSLTIMGSGPAAVPHPAASNLQLIAQALPVMDLPTIWAAKRELESQVEPVPPDPHIEEFLHRRFLSNDPVCLLRMAEQLLTETDRVDEVAALGLPTLSMWGPDDDTWPPALQADMARRLGARTAVVEGSGHSPAADRPVETAAALLEFWAEVDASGPRVDRTVSQATGSASPDHGSAGATAADPAGQTRR; encoded by the coding sequence GCCGAGGCGACCTCGCCGCGCTGGTCGCCGCGCCCGACCGGCCGCCGCGCGACTCTGCGGGCGCCGAGGGCTCGCCGGCCGTCCTGGTGCCCGGCTTCACCGGGTCCAAGGAGGACTTCATCGCAGTGCTCGAGCCGCTGGCCGCCGGCGGTCACCGGGTGGTGGCTCTGGACCTGCGCGGCCAGTTCGAGTCGCCCGGCGACGGGGACGCCACGTCGTACGACGTCAGGTCACTCGCCGAGGACGTGCTCGCGGTGGCCCGATCGCTCGGGCGCCCGGTCCACCTCCTCGGCCACTCCTTCGGCGGGCTCGTCGCGCGCGCGGCCGCGCTGGCCGACCCGGCCGCGCTGCGCTCCCTGACGATCATGGGCTCCGGGCCGGCAGCGGTCCCGCACCCCGCGGCGAGCAACCTGCAGCTCATCGCCCAGGCGCTGCCGGTGATGGACCTGCCGACCATCTGGGCCGCCAAGCGCGAGCTCGAGTCACAGGTCGAGCCGGTCCCGCCGGACCCGCACATCGAGGAGTTCCTGCACCGGCGGTTCCTGTCCAACGACCCCGTCTGCCTCCTGCGGATGGCCGAGCAGCTGCTGACCGAGACCGACCGGGTCGACGAGGTGGCCGCCCTGGGCCTGCCCACGCTGTCGATGTGGGGGCCGGACGACGACACCTGGCCACCCGCCCTGCAGGCCGACATGGCGCGCCGGCTGGGCGCCCGCACCGCGGTCGTCGAGGGCTCCGGCCACTCCCCGGCGGCCGACCGGCCGGTCGAGACCGCCGCCGCGCTGCTGGAGTTCTGGGCCGAGGTCGACGCGTCGGGCCCGCGGGTCGACCGCACCGTGAGTCAGGCCACCGGCTCGGCCAGCCCCGACCACGGCTCCGCCGGCGCGACCGCCGCCGACCCCGCGGGGCAGACCCGCAGGTAG